The Candidatus Aegiribacteria sp. sequence CATGGGCAGAAAAGCTTCCATCAGCAGTAACGATGGTCCAGTTGTCCTGCAGTGTTCTGACTCTGTATCCGCCGATATTTATCATTGGTTCAATTGCGATAGCAAGGCCCTCTGAAAGCTTCATGCCTTTTCCGGCTCTTCCGAAGTTAGGTACCTGCGGTGGCTCGTGCAGCTTCCTTCCGATTCCATGGCCAACAAGTGCCCTGACAACACTGAAGCCCTGAGCTTCTACATGGTCCTGAATCACTGAACCAACATCACCAAGGGTATTCCCTGGTCTTGCTGTTTCGATACCCTTGTCCCGAGCTTCATATACTGTTCTCACCAGCAGCATTGCCCTTGGGTCAGCCAGTCCGACGATAACTGTGTCCGCGGCATCTCCGTGGAACCCGTTCTTGAAAGCTCCCGCGTCTATGCTGACAAGATCTCCGTCCATAACTTCTCTGTTCACGGAGGGAATGCCATGCACAACCTCATTATTTATCGAAACACAAATTGCGGCAGGATATCCGTTGTAACCCAGGAATGAGGGAATCGCCCCCTCAGCTTCGATAACTCCCCTGCCCACCGAATCGATCTCCTTTGTAGTAACCCCCGGTTCAATGAATGCTCTCATCTCGTCGAGAGCGCGTCTGACAATCCTGCCGGATTCCTTCATGAGATCCAGATCACTACCGGTGATTATTCCCATGCCAGTAAATCTTTTCTGATTCGTTCGTTAACCTGATCAATGGATCCGAGCCCATCGATCACAAGAAGCCTGTTTTCGTAATATTTCTCAAGATGCCTGGTCAGCGTGTGAAAATGATGAAGCCTGTTCTTCACAACTTCCGAGATGTCATCACTACGCTTAACGAATTTTTGACCACAAACGGGACAGATATCCCCCTCTTTACTGTGGTCGCCGGCTGTATTACTTCTTCCGTCTGAACAGTCGCATACCAGCCTTTCGCTAAGCCTTCTCATAACCTCTTCGTCGGGAACGTGAATGAAAACTGCACCCGAAAGGAGTTTACCAATCTTTTCAAGGAACTCGTCAAGGCTTCTCGCCTGTGATAAATTCCTCGGGTAGCCATCAAGAAGAAAACCCTC is a genomic window containing:
- a CDS encoding nucleoside monophosphate kinase gives rise to the protein MRITFFGPPGSGKGTQADRISDYFGLKHISTGILCREEIKSGSELGKRIREIVESGHLVSDEIMNEEVFKSIESLEGFLLDGYPRNLSQARSLDEFLEKIGKLLSGAVFIHVPDEEVMRRLSERLVCDCSDGRSNTAGDHSKEGDICPVCGQKFVKRSDDISEVVKNRLHHFHTLTRHLEKYYENRLLVIDGLGSIDQVNERIRKDLLAWE
- the map gene encoding type I methionyl aminopeptidase; translated protein: MGIITGSDLDLMKESGRIVRRALDEMRAFIEPGVTTKEIDSVGRGVIEAEGAIPSFLGYNGYPAAICVSINNEVVHGIPSVNREVMDGDLVSIDAGAFKNGFHGDAADTVIVGLADPRAMLLVRTVYEARDKGIETARPGNTLGDVGSVIQDHVEAQGFSVVRALVGHGIGRKLHEPPQVPNFGRAGKGMKLSEGLAIAIEPMINIGGYRVRTLQDNWTIVTADGSFSAHAEHSIVVCGNEPLILTA